In a genomic window of Occallatibacter riparius:
- a CDS encoding DUF3300 domain-containing protein has product MGTTPSFSKQSPSLNDLLIQKVRSAIAMALICCMIPLSTEDLPAQEVATVRPQYSQIPPGQLDQLVAPIALYPDALVAQILAAATFSPQIVEADRFVQRNAAMPQPELARAVDAQPWDPSVKALTAFPSVLSNLDHNLQWTGRLGDAYYNQPQDVMIAVQEMRQRAYAAGTLRTSPQLNVIYQPSSIVIRPVNPAVIYVPLYNPWVVYGDPVPIYPAYYYVAPPRPAGVVTAAVVGFAAGVAVGAFLSYGWGCSHWAPNWYSRTIVYNHTTYISRSVTVVNHGYYGRFDHTVAARSFNQSIATRTVVGPHGGTYTDQRAVGDGHYNNTRTMTGPNGATYTDQRSIGNGQYNNTRTVTGANGRTATESTSHYPGGKSTTITGPNGNTGSRTVTGRGTGKATITRTGPRGTKTRTRLDPR; this is encoded by the coding sequence ATGGGAACGACACCTTCATTCTCGAAGCAAAGCCCTTCTTTGAATGACCTGCTGATCCAAAAGGTACGCAGCGCCATCGCAATGGCACTAATCTGCTGCATGATTCCGCTGAGCACCGAGGATCTTCCTGCGCAAGAGGTCGCAACTGTGCGACCCCAATATTCCCAAATTCCTCCAGGTCAACTTGACCAACTCGTAGCTCCTATCGCGCTTTATCCCGATGCCCTAGTCGCCCAGATCCTCGCTGCGGCTACCTTCTCCCCGCAGATCGTTGAAGCGGACCGCTTCGTGCAAAGAAATGCCGCCATGCCGCAACCGGAGCTGGCACGCGCCGTGGACGCTCAGCCTTGGGATCCAAGCGTCAAAGCTCTCACGGCATTTCCTTCAGTGCTTTCGAATCTCGACCACAACCTTCAATGGACCGGCCGTCTAGGTGACGCATACTACAACCAGCCGCAGGATGTCATGATCGCCGTGCAAGAGATGCGCCAGCGGGCCTACGCCGCAGGAACGCTCAGAACATCACCGCAACTAAATGTGATCTATCAGCCGTCTAGTATTGTGATTCGGCCTGTCAACCCAGCTGTCATCTACGTGCCGCTCTACAACCCTTGGGTTGTCTACGGCGATCCGGTCCCGATCTATCCTGCTTATTACTATGTGGCGCCGCCCCGTCCGGCTGGTGTCGTAACCGCCGCTGTTGTTGGATTTGCAGCAGGCGTCGCGGTCGGTGCTTTCCTTTCCTATGGCTGGGGATGCAGTCATTGGGCCCCGAATTGGTATTCACGCACCATTGTTTACAACCACACAACCTACATTTCTCGAAGTGTAACGGTCGTCAATCATGGCTACTATGGCCGTTTCGATCACACCGTGGCTGCCCGTTCCTTTAACCAAAGCATAGCTACGCGCACGGTGGTCGGCCCACATGGAGGCACCTACACCGATCAGCGTGCCGTAGGAGATGGGCACTACAACAACACCCGCACTATGACCGGCCCAAATGGCGCAACGTATACCGATCAGCGCTCGATCGGCAATGGTCAATACAACAATACGCGGACTGTCACTGGGGCAAACGGCAGAACCGCAACCGAATCGACGTCTCACTACCCAGGTGGGAAGTCAACCACCATCACGGGGCCGAACGGAAACACTGGAAGCCGAACAGTGACCGGCCGCGGGACCGGCAAGGCAACCATCACCCGCACCGGTCCGAGGGGAACGAAGACAAGAACCCGTTTAGACCCTCGGTAA
- a CDS encoding ABC transporter permease, protein MKNSFWNDLRIAARRLRKSPGFTLTATFTLGISIAVNLVVFGLLNAGILHPINLPQSDRLFEVEQRIPGLITQSYPDFLDFRNRNSAFTDLLAFRFDRAGVSKDGDSPTRSWYYEVSCNYFDLLGVQPALGRFFHARDDRGPNSAPYIVLSDAFWRARFAADPHILGSAVEINQHPYTVIGVAPPAFHGTELFLWPDFWAPIVDAPELTGLSFLDQRYSHTLFVLGRLKSGVSEQQGTADLNSVAVQLSGIYPQTDDRLGVRLVVPGLLGDALGKPARNFLLGVFFFALLVLAAACVNLASIFAARTSDRARELSVRVAIGCSRWHLVRQLLAESVLLSFLGCVLGAATSAVLMRLISNWHPIPEYPIHVIVALDGRIIATAFALAVLASVLPPLLTAREIMDADARHAMRGPIEPAFRRLSIRDVLLGLQVTICALLVTSAFVGLRGLQRSLHTQLGFDPDSVELAQVSLWMAGYHDSDAFPIEQRLVEQTERIPGVTAAGTINSLPLQGGGSTTSVFRQGTSDFRDSNSIAQASFFTVSPGYLPAARMALLAGRNFTSADTHDTPRVALINQTLAKILFDNELAVGRHFETAGKQSYEIIGVVGNGKYNSITEDPKPAMYRPLAQVNDNTAYLVVRSTRNPAELRKELAGVLAQTTPNVPIKIESWADNLDLARFPARVATALLGMMGLLAGVLAATGIFGMASYAVARRLRELGIRVALGADRLQVLRSALGRTVLLLVGGSLAGLGLGVATSALLSRIVYQATVYDPMVLIGTIASMIMIGITAAAVPARRAMRAQPALLLRDN, encoded by the coding sequence ATGAAAAACAGCTTTTGGAATGACCTGCGAATTGCCGCGCGCAGGTTACGGAAGTCCCCCGGCTTTACGCTGACCGCGACATTTACACTGGGCATCTCGATTGCTGTCAACCTGGTGGTCTTCGGTTTGCTCAACGCGGGCATTCTCCATCCAATCAACCTTCCTCAATCCGACCGTTTATTCGAAGTCGAGCAGCGGATACCTGGTCTCATCACGCAGTCGTACCCTGATTTTCTGGACTTTCGAAATCGCAATTCCGCCTTCACCGACTTGCTCGCGTTTCGGTTCGATAGAGCCGGTGTGTCTAAGGACGGCGACTCCCCCACACGCAGTTGGTACTACGAAGTTAGCTGCAACTATTTCGATCTTCTAGGAGTTCAGCCGGCGCTCGGGCGGTTCTTCCATGCGCGTGACGATCGGGGGCCGAACTCAGCACCCTATATTGTCCTCAGTGACGCCTTCTGGCGCGCACGCTTCGCGGCCGATCCTCACATCCTCGGCAGCGCCGTCGAAATCAACCAGCATCCATATACGGTGATTGGAGTCGCGCCTCCTGCTTTCCACGGAACAGAGCTGTTTCTCTGGCCCGACTTCTGGGCGCCTATAGTTGATGCGCCCGAACTGACTGGTCTCAGCTTCCTCGACCAACGCTATAGCCATACACTGTTTGTGCTCGGGCGCCTCAAATCCGGAGTGTCAGAGCAGCAAGGTACTGCAGACCTCAATTCTGTCGCCGTTCAGCTCTCCGGGATTTACCCGCAGACGGATGATCGCTTGGGGGTGCGTCTCGTAGTTCCCGGCCTGTTGGGTGACGCCCTCGGAAAGCCCGCTCGCAATTTTCTGTTGGGCGTCTTCTTTTTTGCTCTACTCGTACTAGCCGCGGCTTGCGTGAACCTCGCCAGCATCTTCGCCGCTCGCACCTCAGATCGCGCCCGTGAACTTTCAGTTCGCGTTGCCATTGGCTGCAGCCGATGGCATCTTGTCCGTCAGCTACTTGCAGAATCAGTCCTGTTGTCCTTTCTCGGCTGTGTTCTCGGAGCTGCAACGTCAGCTGTGTTAATGCGTTTGATCAGCAACTGGCATCCCATCCCTGAATATCCTATTCATGTTATTGTGGCTCTCGATGGACGGATCATCGCCACGGCATTCGCGCTTGCAGTGCTCGCCAGCGTGCTACCTCCCCTGCTCACAGCACGCGAGATCATGGACGCAGACGCAAGACACGCAATGCGAGGCCCGATCGAGCCTGCGTTTCGCCGGCTGAGCATCCGAGATGTGCTGCTTGGCCTCCAAGTCACAATTTGCGCTCTCCTCGTTACCAGCGCCTTCGTTGGATTACGAGGTCTTCAGCGCTCTCTCCACACACAGTTAGGTTTCGATCCGGACAGTGTCGAACTTGCGCAGGTAAGTTTATGGATGGCGGGTTATCACGACTCCGACGCATTTCCAATCGAGCAGAGATTGGTCGAACAGACAGAGCGGATCCCTGGAGTCACGGCCGCAGGCACTATAAATTCGCTTCCTCTCCAAGGAGGAGGCAGTACGACCTCTGTTTTCCGGCAAGGCACGTCTGACTTCAGGGATTCGAACAGCATTGCCCAGGCTTCGTTCTTCACAGTCTCGCCCGGTTATCTTCCGGCTGCCCGCATGGCGCTGCTCGCCGGTCGCAACTTCACCTCGGCGGACACCCATGACACTCCTCGCGTCGCGTTGATCAATCAAACCTTAGCCAAAATCCTTTTTGACAACGAACTGGCGGTGGGAAGACACTTCGAAACCGCGGGAAAGCAATCCTACGAAATCATTGGCGTGGTCGGAAATGGAAAGTACAACTCGATCACCGAAGATCCTAAACCCGCCATGTACCGGCCACTTGCTCAAGTGAACGACAACACGGCATACCTGGTCGTTCGTTCTACGCGCAACCCTGCTGAATTAAGGAAGGAACTCGCTGGTGTCCTTGCTCAGACAACGCCCAACGTTCCGATTAAGATCGAGAGCTGGGCTGACAATCTTGACCTGGCCCGCTTTCCAGCTCGCGTTGCGACTGCGTTACTGGGTATGATGGGCCTGCTTGCTGGAGTGCTCGCTGCGACCGGCATATTTGGCATGGCTAGCTATGCCGTTGCCCGTAGACTGCGCGAGCTAGGCATACGTGTGGCTCTGGGTGCCGATAGACTTCAGGTGCTGCGCTCGGCGCTGGGGCGTACCGTACTGCTCCTGGTGGGCGGATCGCTGGCCGGATTGGGTCTCGGAGTCGCCACGAGCGCTCTATTGTCCAGGATTGTTTACCAAGCCACCGTTTACGATCCGATGGTCTTGATCGGCACTATTGCATCGATGATTATGATCGGGATTACAGCGGCCGCCGTACCGGCACGGCGAGCCATGCGTGCGCAACCAGCTTTGCTTCTCCGGGACAACTAG
- a CDS encoding DoxX family protein: MKSGVWFYGLGTVLTGVLDIAWGALDTSHQPFLFLGKNSLGQHILAYVVGLWLVAAGTAVLLRRSAKRGAVASASAYLIFVVMWLLKCYAGIHALGWRFNVLAGSSFGVAQQVMLIAPAAIVYLSAASTDSSLQTRVTIAARWMLGLPPIVFGVLHLIGIQVFAPIVPHWIPFAYFWAAITGIAFMLSGIAICSGIRDILAARLLALMLLLFEGLVEIPPIFARLHNQATWGAAVYNLSAIGACLIFAEILASRVDRRQLGSAENLNVLRSDSVIA, translated from the coding sequence ATGAAAAGTGGAGTATGGTTTTATGGCTTGGGGACTGTCCTGACGGGCGTTCTGGATATTGCCTGGGGTGCGCTCGATACCTCCCATCAGCCCTTCCTATTCCTGGGCAAGAATTCTCTGGGTCAACACATACTGGCCTATGTCGTAGGACTCTGGCTGGTTGCAGCGGGTACCGCAGTGTTGCTTCGGCGCAGCGCGAAACGTGGCGCCGTGGCCTCGGCGAGCGCTTACTTGATTTTTGTGGTCATGTGGCTGCTTAAGTGTTACGCCGGAATTCACGCACTGGGCTGGCGGTTCAACGTCTTGGCAGGTAGCTCTTTCGGGGTCGCTCAGCAGGTAATGTTGATCGCTCCGGCAGCAATCGTTTACCTATCCGCCGCCTCGACAGATTCATCGTTGCAAACGAGAGTGACAATCGCGGCGCGTTGGATGTTGGGCTTGCCTCCTATCGTCTTCGGCGTACTCCATCTCATCGGCATCCAGGTCTTTGCGCCCATCGTCCCGCATTGGATCCCGTTCGCATATTTTTGGGCGGCAATAACCGGAATAGCCTTCATGCTGTCGGGAATTGCCATTTGCTCCGGGATTAGAGACATTCTGGCCGCCAGACTCCTTGCGCTGATGCTCCTGCTGTTTGAGGGTCTTGTAGAAATTCCTCCTATTTTTGCCCGTCTGCACAATCAGGCGACGTGGGGTGCCGCCGTCTATAACCTGTCTGCGATTGGGGCGTGTTTGATATTCGCTGAGATCCTCGCAAGCCGCGTAGATCGACGACAACTTGGATCCGCCGAGAATCTTAATGTGCTTCGTTCCGATTCAGTGATCGCGTGA
- a CDS encoding RNA polymerase sigma factor, whose protein sequence is MSRLNELALGNQIPSTLGQAAEEFAAVASTCRPYVFRFLLASLRDADLAETLTQECLLKAHFHWSSFRGASNPRTWLIRIAENLQKDHWRNRRLQFWRQMTRSSVELDDVSNWLPTCERSPEDQASAREHVRLIWRIADDLPERQRTVFLLRFVEDLKIGEIAEIAGLNVGTVKAHLHRALCRIRAELEMMSRR, encoded by the coding sequence ATGTCTCGACTTAATGAATTGGCACTTGGGAATCAGATCCCTTCAACTCTCGGCCAAGCGGCAGAAGAGTTTGCCGCTGTCGCCTCAACCTGCCGACCCTATGTCTTCCGATTCTTATTGGCATCCCTTCGCGATGCGGATCTTGCGGAAACTCTCACGCAGGAATGTCTTTTGAAGGCGCACTTTCACTGGTCTAGTTTTCGAGGGGCGTCGAACCCGAGAACCTGGTTGATCCGGATCGCTGAAAATCTGCAAAAAGACCACTGGCGCAACCGGCGCTTGCAGTTCTGGCGCCAAATGACGAGATCCTCCGTCGAGTTGGATGACGTGAGCAACTGGCTCCCGACTTGCGAAAGGTCCCCTGAAGACCAAGCCTCCGCACGGGAACATGTCCGCCTGATTTGGAGGATTGCTGACGACCTTCCAGAGCGACAACGAACCGTGTTCCTGCTTCGGTTTGTTGAAGATCTCAAAATAGGCGAGATTGCGGAGATTGCCGGTCTCAATGTGGGCACGGTAAAGGCACATCTGCACCGTGCGCTCTGTCGCATTCGCGCCGAACTCGAGATGATGAGCAGGCGTTAG
- a CDS encoding sensor histidine kinase, protein MFLTFCLASALTVVSLAVITGVTSARPLSHRWLMHSLDLYTKTAVDLYEDGGPRRLGEFLSDIQEDSQITATLLKGDSNLTGTPVPSDAVDLLAEARIAKQSQFAFKRPWLGVVREVRGNNEYFFVAQVKRVRMFGTFIDPDTTAFRVGIALLICSSLCGLLARSITKPIRSLQKTAMAIAHGDLTARVSPVLEGRKDELALLGKDFDRMAQQVQTLLDQQKLLLRDISHELRSPLSRLSVSAELVQRGDLGAAARMQADIKTLENMIADLLTLARIDATEKNSRRESVHMGRLVQQIVKDASFEGIAANKTVVQTGLFDRFVLADTTLVHSCIENVVRNALRHTRPGGLVEVNIAESNEFGIAAVAITTTDEGTGVPDDSLEQIFEPFFRVASPDSHKQGGAGLGLSISKRIANLYGGGISAINIDGGGLQVKITFPVCVPSQG, encoded by the coding sequence GTGTTTCTGACTTTCTGCCTGGCGTCGGCACTGACTGTAGTCAGTCTCGCTGTCATCACCGGCGTTACAAGTGCCCGTCCCCTTTCGCATCGATGGCTCATGCATTCGCTTGATCTCTATACGAAAACCGCAGTCGACCTCTACGAAGATGGGGGGCCAAGAAGGCTAGGAGAGTTTCTGTCCGATATTCAGGAGGATTCGCAGATCACGGCGACACTTCTAAAAGGGGATTCGAACCTCACTGGAACACCCGTACCAAGTGATGCGGTGGATCTGCTCGCCGAGGCAAGGATCGCAAAGCAATCTCAGTTCGCCTTTAAGCGCCCGTGGCTCGGTGTGGTCCGCGAGGTGCGAGGAAACAACGAATACTTCTTTGTGGCGCAGGTGAAGCGTGTCAGGATGTTTGGGACCTTTATCGACCCGGATACGACCGCCTTTCGAGTAGGAATTGCCTTGTTGATTTGTTCTTCGCTTTGTGGTCTGTTGGCTCGAAGTATTACGAAGCCAATTCGCAGTCTCCAAAAGACAGCAATGGCTATCGCGCATGGCGACCTGACGGCCCGCGTGTCTCCGGTCCTTGAAGGTCGCAAGGACGAGTTAGCCCTGTTGGGAAAAGACTTTGATCGGATGGCTCAACAGGTACAAACACTACTCGATCAGCAGAAGCTGCTTCTTCGCGACATCTCGCACGAACTTCGCTCGCCATTATCCCGCCTGAGCGTATCTGCGGAGCTTGTACAGCGGGGAGACCTGGGAGCGGCAGCACGCATGCAGGCCGACATCAAGACGCTCGAAAACATGATCGCCGACCTGCTGACACTTGCGCGCATCGACGCTACCGAGAAAAATTCGCGGCGCGAGAGCGTCCACATGGGCCGGCTGGTACAGCAGATTGTTAAGGACGCGTCATTCGAAGGAATCGCAGCAAACAAAACAGTTGTGCAGACAGGATTGTTCGATCGCTTCGTGCTTGCCGATACGACTCTGGTTCATAGCTGTATTGAGAATGTCGTTCGCAACGCCCTGAGACATACACGCCCCGGTGGCCTTGTCGAGGTGAACATTGCAGAATCAAACGAATTTGGAATCGCTGCAGTTGCCATCACCACAACAGATGAGGGAACGGGAGTTCCAGACGATTCGCTGGAACAGATCTTCGAGCCGTTTTTCAGGGTTGCGTCTCCCGACTCTCACAAACAAGGTGGTGCGGGGCTCGGACTGTCCATTAGCAAGAGAATTGCCAATCTCTATGGTGGTGGCATCTCGGCAATCAATATTGATGGCGGAGGTTTGCAGGTCAAGATCACGTTTCCGGTCTGTGTACCAAGCCAAGGGTGA
- a CDS encoding DoxX family protein — protein sequence MLLAGGWVLFARLSGLQKARFFSYITGAKGVRISQIIFGLAVLPVGLSHIFYTQITASLVPAWLPFRTGLAYLTGVGQMACGLAILFSIWPRMAALIETGMLGLFAFLVWGPDTWFATTPKMAGAPAGARFPLTAFLITWVIGASALLVAGNGAGKAGESLNLEHDSGAEADLAGSPIKASR from the coding sequence ATGTTGCTTGCCGGAGGATGGGTCCTGTTCGCGCGCTTGTCCGGCTTGCAGAAGGCAAGATTCTTCTCGTACATCACCGGGGCAAAGGGTGTTCGCATCTCTCAGATCATCTTCGGGCTGGCCGTGCTTCCAGTCGGACTCTCGCATATCTTTTACACCCAGATCACGGCCTCTCTCGTGCCAGCGTGGCTGCCTTTCCGAACGGGCCTTGCGTATCTGACAGGGGTTGGGCAGATGGCCTGCGGCCTCGCAATTCTGTTTTCCATCTGGCCGCGAATGGCAGCCTTGATCGAAACGGGCATGCTGGGTCTGTTTGCCTTCCTGGTTTGGGGACCCGACACCTGGTTCGCCACAACGCCTAAGATGGCTGGAGCGCCAGCAGGAGCGCGGTTTCCTCTTACCGCGTTCCTCATTACGTGGGTGATTGGGGCTTCGGCTTTGCTGGTCGCCGGAAATGGCGCCGGCAAGGCCGGCGAGTCGCTCAATCTTGAGCACGACAGCGGCGCAGAAGCTGATCTCGCAGGATCACCGATCAAAGCATCACGCTGA
- a CDS encoding glyoxalase superfamily protein, which yields MSLEACHPALGIFDVVLATSFYLQWLRFQLDWEHRPENGGPSIMEVSRDLAVLHLTEHYGADHRVHVFIGIDDLEELHQEISERPNHNMRPGIETAAWREEFMSVIDPFGNRLALIQQSS from the coding sequence ATGAGTCTGGAAGCGTGCCATCCGGCCCTGGGCATTTTTGATGTTGTTCTGGCGACGTCGTTTTACCTTCAGTGGCTTCGATTTCAACTCGACTGGGAGCACCGGCCAGAGAACGGCGGCCCATCGATAATGGAAGTGAGCCGAGATCTGGCCGTTCTGCATTTAACGGAACACTACGGGGCGGATCACCGAGTGCACGTATTCATCGGAATCGACGATCTCGAGGAATTGCATCAAGAAATCTCGGAACGCCCAAATCACAATATGAGGCCCGGTATCGAAACCGCAGCATGGCGCGAGGAGTTCATGAGCGTCATCGATCCTTTTGGCAATCGTCTCGCATTGATTCAGCAATCATCTTGA
- a CDS encoding sensor histidine kinase, producing the protein MSRRIRSILWVWFGWTITGLFYIVQDTVPRLYRGGAVPWKYVFVGWMTGMYVCAGLTPALLWLSNRWPIERRVLYAGWHLCFSVIFSILASTLEVPFLLLLGVFPVHGPPPSLVAGIRIFLGFGLQGGIIRYWAVIALHTVYRSQKNAKRREREAYELKVHASELAQQLATAQLSSLKMQLQPHFLFNTLGAIMVLIQQQKTAQAEAMVEKLGDLLRLTLEDVEAQEVPLWRELEFLRLYLSIEQVRFADRLHVEIAPSTTLSDVLVPHMVLQPIVENAVRHGLGQSEEPVTIKVLATSSNETLRLIVSDDGPGLLSSRPGRLGIGLTNTRNRLSRLYGESAHLSIEPASGRGVRVAIVLPMRTVPSEAALTEDSRCD; encoded by the coding sequence ATGTCTCGACGGATTCGATCAATCCTGTGGGTCTGGTTCGGCTGGACGATCACTGGGCTTTTCTACATCGTGCAGGACACGGTACCGCGCCTCTACCGAGGCGGCGCCGTGCCATGGAAGTATGTGTTCGTTGGCTGGATGACGGGAATGTATGTGTGCGCCGGGCTCACGCCGGCGCTCCTATGGCTCAGCAATCGATGGCCCATCGAGCGCCGGGTCCTATACGCTGGGTGGCACCTTTGCTTCAGCGTCATTTTCTCCATCCTTGCCTCCACGCTTGAAGTTCCGTTTTTGCTGCTGCTCGGCGTCTTTCCCGTTCACGGGCCTCCTCCATCGCTCGTGGCGGGAATCCGAATCTTCCTTGGCTTCGGCCTGCAGGGTGGCATCATTCGCTATTGGGCGGTCATTGCGCTTCACACAGTGTATCGTTCGCAAAAGAACGCCAAGAGACGCGAGCGGGAGGCATATGAACTGAAGGTGCATGCGTCCGAACTTGCCCAGCAGCTTGCAACCGCACAGTTGAGTTCCCTGAAGATGCAGTTGCAACCGCATTTTCTATTCAATACGCTCGGCGCCATCATGGTGCTGATTCAGCAGCAGAAGACTGCGCAGGCCGAAGCCATGGTTGAGAAACTCGGGGATCTCCTCCGCCTCACGCTTGAGGATGTGGAGGCCCAGGAAGTCCCGCTCTGGCGCGAGCTCGAGTTCCTGCGATTGTACCTTTCGATCGAGCAGGTCCGCTTCGCGGATCGGCTGCATGTGGAGATTGCACCGTCTACGACGCTCTCTGACGTCTTAGTGCCACACATGGTCCTTCAGCCAATCGTTGAAAACGCGGTTCGCCATGGCCTTGGCCAAAGCGAAGAGCCGGTAACAATCAAGGTGTTGGCGACCAGCTCGAATGAGACTCTGCGTCTCATCGTGTCCGATGATGGACCGGGGCTACTTTCCTCTCGTCCTGGCCGCTTAGGAATCGGATTGACGAATACGAGGAACCGGCTGTCACGTCTCTATGGCGAAAGTGCGCATCTCTCCATCGAGCCTGCTTCTGGCCGAGGTGTCCGGGTTGCGATCGTACTCCCAATGCGAACAGTACCATCCGAGGCTGCACTGACAGAGGACTCCCGATGCGATTGA
- a CDS encoding response regulator transcription factor has product MDTTILLVDDDTELCESLTRLLAMDQIAVSSANSVSEGKAEISSKRYDLIVLDVMLPDGDGRKMLQKIREESDIPVIMLTARGDAGDRIAGLESGADDYIPKPFVAAELVARIRAVLRRRVGGRGSTLLTGDLKIEISTRRVLRDEEEIALTSAEFDILVALVRRSGECVTREELIQHVLGRPVGLFDRSIDNHISSLRRKLGSQAGGNERIRSIRSLGYCYTGHLRA; this is encoded by the coding sequence ATGGACACTACAATCCTCTTAGTAGATGACGATACCGAACTGTGCGAGTCCCTGACCCGCTTGCTCGCAATGGATCAGATCGCGGTGTCATCGGCGAACAGCGTCTCTGAAGGCAAGGCTGAAATCTCGTCAAAGCGATACGATCTGATCGTTCTGGATGTCATGCTGCCGGATGGTGATGGCCGCAAGATGCTGCAGAAGATTAGGGAAGAGTCTGATATTCCGGTCATTATGCTCACAGCGCGTGGTGACGCCGGCGATCGAATCGCGGGTCTTGAGAGCGGGGCGGACGACTATATTCCGAAGCCTTTTGTGGCGGCGGAACTAGTCGCGCGCATTCGTGCAGTGTTGCGTCGCCGTGTTGGAGGAAGGGGCAGCACATTGTTGACCGGGGATCTCAAGATAGAAATCTCCACTCGGCGTGTTCTCCGCGATGAGGAGGAGATTGCCTTAACCTCGGCCGAATTCGACATTCTAGTCGCTCTTGTTCGCCGCAGCGGCGAATGTGTCACTCGAGAAGAACTTATCCAGCATGTACTCGGAAGACCTGTGGGCCTCTTCGACCGGTCCATCGACAACCACATCAGTAGCCTGCGCCGGAAACTGGGATCCCAAGCGGGGGGCAACGAACGGATTCGCAGCATCCGTAGTCTGGGATATTGTTATACGGGACATCTGCGTGCGTAG
- a CDS encoding alpha/beta hydrolase family protein: MPSNPAPTNAPVVIFCHGFSAILPRGYQAWIDHLVSRGNIVLWPNYQDNLRVPTRGFVPNALAGVKAGLHILQSGPGGVLPDLERVAVVGHSAGGMVAAGIAASASAEGLPKVKALMPVEPGDSRRGGVASVPLADLSTLPDDILLLILVGEDDTSVATFDGERILHESTSVPAENKALFMLHSDSHGSPALVANHFTPTAVLNTDGSFAKTPVRPGVSRNTMNIGVVDAFDYMGTWRLLDRLLGAAFSDAPRDQLFRDRSLMLMGKWSDGVPVVPLTRLN, translated from the coding sequence TTGCCATCGAACCCGGCCCCGACGAATGCGCCCGTCGTGATTTTTTGTCACGGCTTCTCCGCAATTCTGCCGCGGGGATACCAGGCATGGATCGATCACCTGGTGTCCCGAGGAAACATCGTGCTGTGGCCCAACTATCAGGACAACTTGCGAGTGCCAACGCGCGGATTCGTTCCCAACGCCCTGGCGGGAGTGAAGGCGGGGCTCCACATTCTTCAATCCGGCCCCGGTGGCGTTCTTCCAGATCTTGAGCGAGTTGCGGTCGTGGGGCATTCGGCGGGCGGCATGGTTGCTGCCGGCATTGCTGCGAGCGCATCTGCAGAAGGCCTCCCGAAGGTTAAGGCTTTGATGCCCGTTGAACCGGGCGACAGCCGTCGCGGCGGTGTGGCATCCGTACCCTTAGCGGACCTGAGTACCCTCCCTGACGATATTCTCCTTTTGATTCTCGTGGGCGAGGACGACACTTCTGTTGCCACCTTTGACGGTGAGCGCATCCTGCACGAGTCGACTTCGGTTCCCGCAGAGAACAAGGCTCTATTCATGCTTCACAGCGATAGTCATGGATCGCCTGCCTTGGTTGCCAATCACTTCACCCCGACCGCGGTACTGAATACCGATGGCTCATTTGCTAAAACCCCGGTGAGGCCGGGCGTAAGCAGAAACACGATGAACATCGGAGTAGTTGACGCATTCGACTATATGGGGACGTGGCGCCTTCTCGATCGACTGCTTGGAGCAGCCTTTTCCGATGCACCTCGAGACCAGTTATTCAGAGATCGAAGCCTAATGCTAATGGGGAAATGGAGTGATGGCGTACCTGTCGTTCCTCTGACCCGGCTGAACTAG